In Flavobacterium gelatinilyticum, a genomic segment contains:
- a CDS encoding mechanosensitive ion channel family protein: MENFFQDVINHLEGYYNSIVDLTPKFILAVLVVLVSWFIASRIGIFAGNRLKARMHDRLLATFIARLIKSVLIIIGILFMFRIIGLEGVAQSMLAGAGISAFVIGFALKDIGENFLAGILLAFKRPFSIGDIIESNGVKGEVINLNLRDTEVKSDSKIIYIPNALLIKNTLINYNSEGFLLQTFTVGLEYGSDYTRAIELVKEILGNSEEVTEKDHGNAAVITDVIAGGIIQLNIRYWVKTASTTENSECRSKIIAAVLKKLKENEFVLK; the protein is encoded by the coding sequence ATGGAAAATTTCTTTCAGGACGTCATCAACCATCTCGAAGGTTACTACAATAGCATAGTCGATCTTACGCCTAAATTTATTCTGGCTGTTTTGGTAGTTCTCGTTTCATGGTTTATCGCAAGCCGTATTGGTATTTTTGCCGGAAACCGACTCAAAGCCAGAATGCACGATCGTCTTCTGGCAACTTTTATTGCCCGTTTAATTAAATCCGTTTTGATTATTATCGGAATCTTGTTTATGTTCCGAATTATTGGTCTCGAAGGCGTTGCGCAAAGTATGTTGGCGGGTGCGGGAATCTCGGCTTTTGTAATTGGTTTTGCGCTTAAAGATATTGGCGAAAATTTTCTTGCCGGAATTCTGCTGGCTTTTAAAAGACCGTTTTCTATTGGAGATATTATCGAAAGTAACGGCGTAAAAGGCGAAGTCATTAACCTCAACCTTCGCGATACCGAAGTAAAAAGCGACTCTAAAATCATTTATATTCCCAACGCGCTTCTTATAAAAAACACGCTTATCAATTACAACAGCGAAGGTTTTCTGCTCCAGACTTTCACCGTAGGCCTTGAATATGGTTCTGATTATACCCGTGCTATCGAACTCGTAAAAGAAATTCTTGGAAACAGCGAAGAGGTAACCGAAAAAGACCACGGAAATGCCGCCGTAATTACCGATGTTATTGCCGGAGGAATTATTCAGCTTAATATCCGGTATTGGGTTAAAACGGCATCAACAACCGAAAATTCAGAATGCCGTTCTAAAATTATCGCTGCTGTTTTGAAGAAGTTGAAAGAAAATGAATTTGTACTTAAATAA